A single region of the Lotus japonicus ecotype B-129 chromosome 4, LjGifu_v1.2 genome encodes:
- the LOC130713246 gene encoding ABC transporter B family member 11-like: MTLEEVNGEIVLNHVSFKYPTRPDVQIFKDLCLTIHSGKTVALVGESGSGKSTVISLLQRFYDPDSGNITLDGKEIQRLQVKWLRQQMGLVSQEPVLFNETIRANIAYGKGGDATEAEIIAAAELANAHNFISGLQKGYDTIVGERGVQLSGGQKQRVAIARAIVKNPKILLLDEATSALDAESEKVVQDALDRVMVDRTTIVVAHRLSTIKGADLIAVVKNGVIAEKGKHEALLHQGGQYASLVALHTSASSSYAGQEFADTKGAAASIFSILDRKSQIDASDESGMTLEEVNGEIVLNHVSFKYPTRPDVQIFKDLCLTIHSGKTVALVGESGSGKSTVISLLQRFYDPDSGNITLDGKEIQRLQVKWLRQQMGLVSQEPVLFNETIRANIAYGKGGDATEAEIIAAAELANAHNFISGLQKGYDTIVGERGVQLSGGQKQRVAIARAIVKNPKILLLDEATSALDAESEKVVQDALDRVMVDRTTIVVAHRLSTIKGADLIAVVKNGVIAEKGKHEALLHQGGQYASLVALHTSASSS, from the exons ATGACATTGGAAGAAGTCAATGGAGAAATTGTTTTAAACCATGTTAGTTTCAAGTATCCTACCAGACCTGATGTTCAAATATTCAAAGATCTTTGCTTGACCATTCACAGTGGCAAG ACTGTTGCACTGGTTGGAGAAAGTGGAAGTGGAAAATCAACAGTGATCTCACTACTACAAAGATTTTATGACCCGGACTCGGGAAACATTACACTGGATGGAAAAGAAATCCAAAGACTGCAAGTGAAATGGCTAAGACAGCAGATGGGCCTGGTAAGCCAAGAGCCAGTACTGTTTAATGAAACTATTAGAGCTAACATTGCATATGGAAAAGGAGGAGATGCAACAGAAGCAGAAATCATAGCTGCAGCAGAACTAGCAAATGCCCACAATTTCATTAGTGGTTTGCAGAAG GGTTATGACACGATAGTCGGGGAGCGAGGAGTTCAATTATCTGGGGGACAGAAGCAGCGGGTGGCAATTGCGCGAGCTATTGTGAAGAATCCAAAGATATTATTACTAGATGAAGCCACCAGTGCACTTGATGCCGAGTCTGAAAAAGTGGTTCAGGATGCACTTGACCGTGTTATGGTAGACCGAACCACAATAGTAGTGGCTCATAGGTTATCTACTATTAAGGGTGCAGATTTAATTGCAGTGGTTAAGAATGGTGTTATAGCAGAGAAGGGAAAGCATGAAGCATTACTCCATCAGGGAGGTCAATATGCTTCCTTAGTAGCATTGCACACAAGTGCTTCTTCATCTTA TGCGGGTCAAGAATTTGCAGATACAAAAGGTGCTGCTGCTTCAATATTTTCTATTCTTGATAGAAAGTCACAAATAGATGCTAGTGATGAATCTGGCATGACATTGGAAGAAGTCAATGGAGAAATTGTTTTAAACCATGTTAGTTTCAAGTATCCTACCAGACCTGATGTTCAAATATTCAAAGATCTTTGCTTGACCATTCACAGTGGCAAG ACTGTTGCACTGGTTGGAGAAAGTGGAAGTGGAAAATCAACAGTGATCTCACTACTACAAAGATTTTATGACCCGGACTCGGGAAACATTACACTGGATGGAAAAGAAATCCAAAGACTGCAAGTGAAATGGCTAAGACAGCAGATGGGCCTGGTAAGCCAAGAGCCAGTACTGTTTAATGAAACTATTAGAGCTAACATTGCATATGGAAAAGGAGGAGATGCAACAGAAGCAGAAATCATAGCTGCAGCAGAACTAGCAAATGCCCACAATTTCATTAGTGGTTTGCAGAAG GGTTATGACACGATAGTCGGGGAGCGAGGAGTTCAATTATCTGGGGGACAGAAGCAGCGGGTGGCAATTGCGCGAGCTATTGTGAAGAATCCAAAGATATTATTACTAGATGAAGCCACCAGTGCACTTGATGCCGAGTCTGAAAAAGTGGTTCAGGATGCACTTGACCGTGTTATGGTAGACCGAACCACAATAGTAGTGGCTCATAGGTTATCTACTATTAAGGGTGCAGATTTAATTGCAGTGGTTAAGAATGGTGTTATAGCAGAGAAGGGAAAGCATGAAGCATTACTCCATCAGGGAGGTCAATATGCTTCCTTAGTAGCATTGCACACAAGTGCTTCTTCATCTTAG